Below is a genomic region from Hylemonella gracilis.
CCGCTGGTGTACTGGCTGCTGGCGCTGGACGTGGATTTCGAGGTGCTGATGCCGTCCGCACTCAAGGACAGACTGCGCGCGGTCGGAGAGCGGGCCGCGCGTTGCACGCGGACTTAGCCTTGGGCCTAGGGCGTGCCGCCTCTTTCTGCTTACTGCAGGCGCGGGTCGCCGTACTGCTCGTCTTCCGGTGGTGCTTCGGTCGGCACGCGAAAGCTCTCGCTGGCCCAGGCGCCCAGATCCACCTTCTTGCAGCGGTCGCTGCAGAAAGGCCGATAAGGATTGCTGGGAGCGAAGAGGCTGTCGCCGCCGCAGCGCGGGCAAGGGACCACGCGGGGCGGTGGCGGCGTATCGCTCGGTTGCGGATTCATCGCGGATGGCTGCGGCTCAGGCGCAGAGGGTCAGCTCGAAGCTCGTGTCCTCGGTGCTGGCGTGCAGCCGGTCATTGTCGTCCTTGCGCATCAGGCGGATCGACAGCATCAACCGATTGCCGCTGATCTCGGGGATGAGCCCCAAGGCGGGGTCGATCACCAAGCGCAACAATTGAAAGGCGCGGCCCTGTGGCAGGGCCTGCTGGTACTGGCCGCCGTTGGCCAGCACTTTCTGCGGCACCCCTGAATCGCGTTGCAGCGTGAGCAGCAGGGTGATGGCGGCGGCCAGCGGAGTCAGAGGGCTGATCCAGCGGTGCAGGTCGGCGCGGCGGCGTTCCGCGCTTTCGTTCTGCCAGGCGAAGTAGGCGGGCAGGTCGAAGGCGCAGGCTCCGCCAGGAATGTTGATGCGGCTGCGGATGCCCATCAGCCACTCGTTCTCCATCAGCATGGCGCCGGTCTTGCCCGTCAGACTGGTGAGCTGGCCGTAGCTTTCGTCGAGCTGTTGCAGCACCTCGTCCAGCACGGCCTGCGCGATGCCGGGCTTGTCTCGGTAGCCATTGAGCATCTGCTTTTGCTTTTCGAGGTCGCGCAGCACTTCGGCGCGCAGGTCGGAGCGCATGCC
It encodes:
- the zapD gene encoding cell division protein ZapD, yielding MITYEYPFNERIRTYLRLESLFRRLLELVAREEALDHHYALASLFEVMEVGMRSDLRAEVLRDLEKQKQMLNGYRDKPGIAQAVLDEVLQQLDESYGQLTSLTGKTGAMLMENEWLMGIRSRINIPGGACAFDLPAYFAWQNESAERRRADLHRWISPLTPLAAAITLLLTLQRDSGVPQKVLANGGQYQQALPQGRAFQLLRLVIDPALGLIPEISGNRLMLSIRLMRKDDNDRLHASTEDTSFELTLCA
- a CDS encoding DNA gyrase inhibitor YacG, producing the protein MNPQPSDTPPPPRVVPCPRCGGDSLFAPSNPYRPFCSDRCKKVDLGAWASESFRVPTEAPPEDEQYGDPRLQ